A single genomic interval of Zunongwangia sp. HGR-M22 harbors:
- the rplX gene encoding 50S ribosomal protein L24: MTKLKIKSGDTVLVIAGDHKGQEGKVQKVFPEKNKAIVEGINTISKHEKPSASNPQGGITKKEAPISISNLSLVTKDGKATRVGYREEDGKKVRFSKKSNEVI, from the coding sequence ATGACAAAGCTTAAAATAAAATCAGGAGATACTGTTCTTGTTATCGCAGGAGACCATAAAGGTCAGGAAGGTAAAGTTCAGAAAGTATTTCCAGAAAAGAATAAAGCCATAGTGGAAGGAATTAATACAATTTCTAAACATGAGAAGCCAAGTGCTTCTAATCCACAGGGCGGAATTACAAAGAAAGAAGCACCTATTAGCATATCTAACTTATCTTTGGTAACTAAGGACGGTAAAGCAACCCGAGTTGGTTATAGAGAAGAGGATGGTAAAAAGGTGAGATTTTCTAAAAAATCAAATGAAGTAATATAG
- the rpsN gene encoding 30S ribosomal protein S14 — protein sequence MAKESMKAREVKRQKMVKKYAEKRKALKEAGDFEALQKLPKNSSPVRLHNRCKLTGRPKGYMRQFGLSRVMFREMANNGLIPGVKKASW from the coding sequence ATGGCTAAAGAATCAATGAAAGCCCGTGAGGTTAAGAGACAAAAAATGGTAAAAAAATATGCTGAAAAAAGAAAAGCTTTGAAAGAAGCTGGAGATTTTGAAGCATTGCAGAAATTACCTAAGAACTCTTCTCCAGTGCGTTTGCATAATCGTTGTAAGCTAACTGGTAGACCTAAAGGATATATGAGACAATTTGGACTTTCTCGAGTAATGTTTAGAGAAATGGCTAACAATGGTCTTATTCCTGGGGTTAAGAAAGCTAGTTGGTAA
- the rplN gene encoding 50S ribosomal protein L14 — protein MVQQESRLRVADNTGAKEVLAIRVLGGTKKRYASVGDKIVVSVKEATPNGNIKKGAVSTAVVVRTKKEVRRPDGSYIRFDDNACVLLNPTGEMRGTRVFGPVARELRDKQFMKIVSLAPEVL, from the coding sequence ATGGTACAACAAGAGTCTAGACTAAGAGTAGCAGATAATACTGGCGCTAAAGAAGTTTTAGCAATTAGAGTATTAGGAGGTACAAAGAAAAGATACGCTTCTGTTGGAGACAAAATTGTTGTCAGCGTTAAAGAAGCTACACCTAATGGGAACATTAAAAAGGGTGCAGTTTCTACAGCAGTTGTTGTTCGTACCAAGAAAGAAGTGCGCAGACCAGATGGATCTTATATAAGATTCGATGATAATGCATGTGTGCTTTTAAACCCAACTGGAGAAATGCGTGGAACACGTGTTTTTGGTCCTGTTGCGAGAGAACTTCGTGATAAGCAATTCATGAAAATTGTATCATTAGCACCTGAAGTGCTTTAA
- the rplE gene encoding 50S ribosomal protein L5, whose protein sequence is MAYVPRLRQEYDDKIKSALTEEYSYSNVMEVPKLEKIVISRGVGGAVADKKLIDHAVDELSAITGQKAVATISKKDVASFKLRKGMPIGAKVTLRGYRMYEFLDRLITSALPRVRDFNGIKANGFDGRGNYNLGITEQIIFPEIDIDAVNRIAGMDITFVTTANTDKEAKSLLTELGLPFKKN, encoded by the coding sequence ATGGCATACGTACCAAGACTTAGACAAGAGTATGATGACAAAATCAAATCAGCTCTTACAGAAGAATATAGTTACAGCAATGTAATGGAAGTGCCAAAGCTTGAGAAAATCGTAATCAGCCGTGGAGTTGGTGGCGCTGTTGCAGATAAGAAGTTAATTGACCATGCTGTTGATGAATTGTCAGCTATTACTGGTCAAAAGGCTGTTGCAACGATCTCAAAGAAAGATGTTGCTTCATTTAAATTACGTAAAGGGATGCCAATTGGTGCTAAAGTAACTTTACGTGGTTATAGAATGTATGAGTTTTTAGATAGATTAATTACCTCTGCACTTCCACGTGTACGTGATTTTAACGGGATAAAAGCTAACGGATTTGATGGTAGAGGTAATTATAACTTAGGTATTACTGAGCAGATAATTTTCCCTGAAATTGATATTGATGCTGTAAATAGAATTGCAGGTATGGATATTACTTTCGTTACAACCGCAAATACCGATAAAGAAGCTAAATCTTTACTAACTGAATTAGGTTTACCTTTTAAAAAGAATTAA